A region of the Antedon mediterranea chromosome 4, ecAntMedi1.1, whole genome shotgun sequence genome:
gcatGTTGCATATGAGATACgtttttgatcgaaaactttgactggaagtaaaaaaaaacaaaaaaaacgtctgtatattagttaaatgatttgtttttttactaATTGTTGGTGAAAGTTAaaaactattatgatacttcaaaatgacccactttttttcgaaatatttttgttaaattgttttggaattagtcaaagggacaatacatctttaatatttcatGCATTGATATGATGACACAGTTCTATACAGAACATATTCCATAATAACTCCcgtattaattacagtattgtatCTATATGTTTCATGGAAcgtgtaatatttttatttagatatGCAGCGGTATGAAAGTCTTTTAAGCTGGAAAGCCCACAGTGGTCAGGTATTCTCTGCACAATTTAGTCCGGATGAGAACTCTGTGTACAGCATGGGGGAAGATGGCAAAGTAAGATTAGTATCTTATCAATTAaaaaacaagtttgacaaagaaaatgtgatgtgcccaaatatggtagtggtatgcctaaatatggtagtgatatgacatcatcatgtccatatatgggcacatcacagagCTGAACAGTACTGTAATTATAAGAAAGAGAAAGATGTACGTTGATATATTTCTCCttctaattttgtttaaactgaaattaataattttactaatttacAGTTTTGTCAATGGAGTATCCAGCAGGTTGGTCAAAAGATAAACGAATTACCAATACACAATGGTGCAACAGGCCCCTTTGTAGTGTCTGGATATGGAGGCTACAAACAGGAGCAAATTCCTTGTGGGAAGTTGTTTGCGTTTGACCCCAGTGGAGGTCATGTGATGACATGTGCAATGAATGGATCTCTAGTATACAAGGTAGGTATTATTAATACTTTGATAAAGtaattaatataaagaatatctTTATCATCACATTTTATGAGAAACATAGAAAGAAAATATAAGTAatatatatagtaatattaGAGATTAATTCAATTAAGATTGTGTATTTATTGGTGAGAttgttgattattttttttaatgttttatttatcatttataggTTGATGATGATAGGTTTGAATCTACTCTTACAATCCTAGGCCACAAGACGCCAGTAGTGAGTGTAGACTGGGGTAGTACGATGAACACTGGCATGTGCTTAACAGGGTCAATGGATGGACGTTTAAGGGTCACTATGCTATTAACCCACTAGAATCCCTGTAGGCCACAAGACGCCAGTAGTGAGTGTAGACTGGGGTAGTACGATGAACACTGGCATGTGCTTAACAGGGTCAATGGATGGACGTTTAAGGGTCACTATGCTATTAACCCACTAGAATCCCTGTAGGCCACAAGACGCCAGTAGTGAGTGTAGACTGGGGTAGTACGATGAACACTGGCATGTGTTTAACAGGGTCAATGGATGGACGTTTAAGGGTCACTATGCTATTAACCCACTAGAATCCCTGTAGGTCACAAGAAGCCAGTAGTGAGTGTAGACTGGGGTAGTACGATGAACACTGGCATGTGCTTAACAGGGTCAATGGATGGACGTTTAAGGGTCACTATGCTATTAACCCACTAGAATCCCTGTAGGTCACAAGACGCCAGTAGTGAGTGTAGACTGGGGTAGTACGATGAACACTGGCATGTGCTTAACAGGGTCAATGGATGGAATTGTACATCGGAGTTTAGGCGTTTAAAAAACATGGCTCTCACTTTCCAtagaatactgtacatattctctCCCCTATCTCATTCTTAATgagtggttcccactagagacgcaacacaaggacgtaacgcaacgtaagtgagttgaccaatcacaagcgatggattattcgaactgttgcttgtcattggtcaacacacttacattgcgtttacgtccttgcgtcctagtgggaaccaagcttaaaaaaaacaatgttcaGTGCCATGCACTATGTGCTGAAATACATTCCATATGATAACACTTTTCGCAGCTGTTGGTGTATAGAGTTCAccagttaaaataaaatttgaagaaACCATTGGTTTGTTAAAGCATGGGTTAAAGAAACATCCACCCaggcatttttttaaacacccCATCCTTATTGTACGACCGTGTTCTCTCATtccaaaataaatgtttactgcTCTCTATATACTTAATATTCTTACATAATTGTGTTACACATATTGTGTACATCAATTGGTTTCAAtgactatatattttataataacagttataattatgtataaCTTGAAGAGATATCAgaataaagtactgtataatttaatatatgaaGTAAATTTGGTGGTGAAATTTGTTttatgtgtgtgtgtttgtgtacACTATTTCTAGTGTAAAATCTTGTATCCCTATTGAGCTACCAGTGTTTGTACAACGTCACTAACATGTTGTACCAGCAGTAAGTTTATTCATGAATTGtctgttttattatattacaaattaCACAGTGTGATATGATAGTTAAAGTTGCTGGTTGTTGGGGACATTgctaattaaaaaacaaatgcatAGACTAACTACGACAACACTCCGGGTGTAGTCAATTATATACTTTAGCCGGGACACAGTAGGACATCTTTAACCATGGTACATCAAGTATTTAGTTTACTTGTAGCCTTAATATGTATAATGTGCATAGGATCTGGGAGTACAACTAAACGGCTTGCTCCCCTATACTCAAGCTTAAATCATCGTCGGGTGGAAAACCAATATATTGTGAAGTTACAGGTAAGAACAATTCATTAATAATATGTAGCATTTGTTGTACATTTATATGCAGATCTACATATTGTGTAGCTTCCTATCAGAGTGAAATTCATTTTCAAACACATGCTTCTTGTGATTCTATATATAATGCAGTTTGTAGTAAGTaaaagcaaggcaatctaacagcaGGACACTgggctcgccttgccaagataggaacttgtaacagtcctttgatcttatgtctggctgcaacaaataccaacagtattGTACTATGTACTATGTACATACTTCGAACATGCGCGGTGTCTGGTAAGGGGTGTGGAACTGATCATGTGGAGCCACAGATACCCCTTtcatctccggagctcagcatcctgttggaTGGCCTTGATAAAAGGATAGGTCTATGGTACTCACAGTCAAGTGGATATGTTATTAAACGTAATGGAGGCATGAAATATAAGCAAAACTAAAAAATCAATCATTGGATCGTTaaatttattataggcctagcatAGTTTTGACAAAGAAATTGCCCAATGTATCAagaaatatattacaaatataCGTGACACAGCAATACCAGCTTTTGACACTATTCATCAGtctcaaaattattatatattgaataaatgacTAGTATTCATATATCATCTTATTCTAATGGTTTTCcttcatattaattaatttaattcgaCTAGTAATTTGTTAGCCAACCAGCTTGTTTGGTAATGAGATTCCATCCTTGCCTTTCTGGTTTTGTTATTCATGTTCAGTTTGTGTTGCAGGTAGATGGTATGACTGATATGAATCCaattaagattattattataataatgaatacaCAATTACTAATAAATTATATCATGTGTGTGTTATTACAATCAACTTTCCCAATACCGGATTGTCTGAAAactggaaactctcccaaaaccaaaCTTTTTTTAGGTCTAAAATGTCCTAAATTAACTTTTACCATTAGAAagcagtggcgtatccagtaggggggccgggggggcccgggcccccctgatttcgtttccgtcggcacatcatcgcggccgtcggcaaacaaaggtgccggggaaaaaataaactatttattctgacaatatttgaactgtaaacataattcttttgagtgtttgtttatttacatatcatatcatcattgatcccttcagatcaaatattttttattttcattacatctaacgaaacacgtaaaaaatgtgtagcacgtaggctacgtacggccgtacgcggtagattgtttactcaaaagtctttgaccttaccctaaaaccttgtttttgcatgcagttgagcctcttatgacctgggatttgtatgtcttcctacgctaagagattatagttccacatgccatgtgcttttttgtctaagatatatttgttataagtgccaaaaacccgttttttttttctcgatatgaggcctttattattcaaaatttttaaagaaaaagcacatataccataaaaaatatccatgtatttcatttttggaacagaatattccgtgaggctcaactacaaaaccaccattttgtgatattatgtcatcgtaagccaatcaaagctgagctttctcgggattggcattgctcacggttgaatgatttaggattttagctgatttgattggtggatgcgaatcacccgcagcggaatgttttctctcgcgcgtgtaccatgaatctctctgatcaaagttagagcaatgaatttgtccgaattccgttaagtaaacaactttatatatttgataagcatttaataacatgttttattgatatttccaatggtgatatataaaataaattactaaaaacgtaattgtatgtaattattttaaccaaaaatggcgtagttaatagaattgtcgactgaggccgcaaattgttttacttctttcgtggctaaaaacgatcattttcggcgatgttttagacccaatatttcgaaaactacaaatcagattttcctaattctttctttattgtaatatgaatacaacataggcctactaacagattatgttggtttggttttaattttgcatcgttatcccatataagacaatatgactatgtaatcctagaacatattgatcagagacgtcgtgtatgtacagataatgacaccaattttgtcggcaaattggcaattcccggcccccccaacttcaaaatcctggatacgccactgttAGAAAGACATTCCAAATACAAGACTTTTCAGaaaaggtgtctggtattgggagagttgactgtatatcaTTTcctatttttatcatttatatagAATAACGTTGATGCAGAGATTTTCCTAAACAATGTAAAATCAATATTCAAGGCACTGCGCTACAACGACTGTCAAATCTCATTGAGTTATAATACGATTTTTAAAGGATTTCTTGCTAACATGAATTCTGATGCTCTTAAGATGGTAGGTACAGTCTACAAATTATCATGCTCTATTAACGTGATCAACCACTTCCTCTTTCATGATGTTATAGCCGTAGAAACATCTCATAGTAAACTCAGAGAGTTGTAAACTTATTTTAAAACTCTCTGGTAAAAAAGTAACTCTTAATTCTTAACAATGTATAATCTGTCTGTTGCTTGCTTTAAAAGTATACTTTAATTTTGGAAACTGTACGCAAAACATTGGATACACTTCTTGACATGATATTGCAGGTACGAGAACTCACGTTGGTCGCTCATGTTGAGGTGGACAGTGAGTTTTCAATTTCAAACGTGGCATCTTGGGGACTGGATCGCATTGATCAGCGTAACCTACCACTTGATAATCAATATACACCTTCAGGTAAGAAATTTATTTAGACTGTTACCGTATATACATATGTGACATTGTATCATAGAATTGGCCTATGATACTGGGGTCACATACAAATTATAGATGCAATACCAGGAATACTCTATGCAATGTTACTCTCAAGATAATTTCTGAAATATTCACATTTTTAGGAACTGGAGAaggagtaaatatatacataattgACACTGGTATCTTAGCCACTCATGTCGACTTCGAGGATAGAGCTGAAGCAGCGTATGATGCGTTAGACGGTGATGTacgttttttaaatttattgagTTATCTTCCCTATCacattaaacattttaagaatgaaatttgatgataataatatttcaaaacattcattaagctctgtctacactatcaacctttatgtgacaaaaacatgtgatgtgcccatatatggacatagtgatgtcatatcactaccatatttgggcatatcactaccaaatttaggAACATAACACTAGTTTGATTGTGCAGACAGAGCTGAATAAGTAAAATCCGAATATAAATAGTTGTGAATTTCTTAAAGGGTGTAGATTGCAATGGACATGGAACCCATGTTGCCGGGACTGCTGGTGGGAAGACGTTTGGTGTGGCCAAAAAAGTGAACATTCATGGGGTTCGAGTGTTGAATTGCCAGGGAGATGGACTGACGTCTGATGTTTTAGAAGGTAGCTCAATTTCAGGCTCTCCTGTCCAATAGGCTGTTCTTTTATTGTTACCGTTCTTGTAGCCGTTTTCTTCTGAAGACAAATGGCCGCCATTGACGGATACTTAGTATCAGTTGATTTCACTGCTGGTGTACTCAAGATCTACGATTATGCCATGCTATACAGTTTTGattttttgatttatataacattgagaataagaataataaatCCTCTTTATTAGAAAGACCTTCTCCTGCAGTTTAACAAAAATTgaatgttgattttattttaaaggaaTGGATTGGGTTGCGGCAAATGCCCAAAAACCTGCTGTTGCTTCAATGTCGATAGGCGGTGGATACTCCATATCACTTAATACCGCA
Encoded here:
- the LOC140047873 gene encoding aqualysin-1-like; the encoded protein is MVHQVFSLLVALICIMCIGSGSTTKRLAPLYSSLNHRRVENQYIVKLQNNVDAEIFLNNVKSIFKALRYNDCQISLSYNTIFKGFLANMNSDALKMVRELTLVAHVEVDSEFSISNVASWGLDRIDQRNLPLDNQYTPSGTGEGVNIYIIDTGILATHVDFEDRAEAAYDALDGDGVDCNGHGTHVAGTAGGKTFGVAKKVNIHGVRVLNCQGDGLTSDVLEGMDWVAANAQKPAVASMSIGGGYSISLNTAVGGLYDMGILLVAASGNEQIDACNTSPASAEEAFGVSASDNSDNWASFSNTGSCVDLIAPGVDIASTYIGSNTAAAVASGTSMACPHVSGAACILLQLEPNLSVDQLREKLISTSTKDVINNVPLNTVNQLLYVGKS